The following proteins come from a genomic window of Micromonospora zamorensis:
- a CDS encoding ABC transporter permease encodes MVSIRRSVSAFVAVAIGVTLVAAATLLLASGRPQVPDRLARAAVVVQSPEAGASADSFVPTRPWSATATAGLVGRLAALPGVAAAVPDRTFYAQPLIDGRPAASDTHEGHGWSSAQLGGLRLTAGEPPRRPGEVVVDRALGLRTGAPVTLLTAVGAESYTVTGLVDRPGVHVADEVAATFAPGVRAIGLVLAADADPGRVATAARGIVGTDGRVLTGDARGVLEPRNDARTRWIGMQVLTATAALAGFVTVFVVASTFAFTIAQRRRELGLLRAVGATGRQVRRMVYGEALVVGASGGIVGLLVGGGLAPLLGWLLVDAGFEPSTFRVGYEPWPVALSLVAGPVISLLAVWSASRRAARVRPLEALREAAVEQRPIGRLRVATGALLVAVGVALSVGTATADEARVAGQYALYAVMALVAGATVLSPAVVGPVVRLLRSPVRRRGGAIGMLVRGGALTATRRTASTAAPVLLTVAFAVLVSGMVRTTTAAYAAGRADNVNAGWIVLPDRAPGLSDQAVAATGGTALLPTTVFRTDPGTAPADRPLTALGVDPAGFAAANRALTVVAGSLDDLRGDDTVVVTASANLRPSEPYAVVFADGTLVSLRVVAVVTDASLPGDLLVPRAVVRTHDPSALTSTVYVRDRIAPPVGARIVDVTTWAAEADAAEDRLVWLFTLLLIGVSAGYGAIAVANTLLLAAAGRAADLRLIRMAGATRRQVVWLVTAESALVVLIGALLGGAVAFVGLLSIRAGLAEQVGAPVDLVVPWSVVAGVLGLCLLLAVLASVLPTWRSLRHRPARSSVGVAG; translated from the coding sequence GTGGTGAGCATCCGGCGGTCGGTCAGCGCGTTCGTGGCCGTGGCCATCGGGGTCACGCTGGTCGCGGCGGCCACCCTGCTCCTCGCCTCCGGGCGCCCACAGGTGCCGGACCGGCTCGCGCGGGCGGCGGTCGTGGTGCAGAGCCCCGAAGCGGGCGCGTCGGCCGACTCGTTCGTGCCGACCCGGCCCTGGTCCGCCACCGCGACGGCGGGACTCGTCGGCCGGCTGGCGGCCCTGCCCGGTGTCGCGGCGGCGGTGCCGGACCGGACCTTCTACGCCCAGCCGCTCATCGATGGTCGACCCGCGGCCAGCGACACCCACGAGGGGCACGGTTGGTCCAGCGCCCAGCTCGGTGGACTGCGCCTCACGGCCGGCGAGCCGCCGCGCAGGCCCGGCGAGGTGGTCGTCGACCGCGCGCTCGGGCTGCGCACCGGCGCGCCGGTCACCCTGCTGACGGCTGTGGGTGCGGAGTCGTACACCGTCACCGGTCTGGTCGACAGGCCCGGCGTCCATGTCGCGGACGAGGTCGCCGCGACGTTCGCGCCCGGCGTACGGGCCATCGGGCTGGTGCTGGCGGCGGACGCCGACCCGGGGCGGGTCGCCACGGCGGCTCGCGGGATCGTCGGCACCGACGGACGGGTGCTCACCGGAGACGCGCGTGGCGTGCTGGAGCCGCGCAACGACGCCCGCACCCGCTGGATCGGCATGCAGGTGCTCACCGCCACGGCGGCCCTCGCCGGGTTCGTCACGGTGTTCGTGGTCGCCTCCACCTTCGCGTTCACCATCGCGCAACGCCGCCGTGAGCTGGGCCTGCTGCGCGCCGTCGGCGCTACCGGGCGGCAGGTCCGCCGCATGGTGTACGGCGAGGCGCTCGTCGTCGGCGCCTCGGGCGGGATCGTCGGCCTGCTGGTCGGCGGAGGGCTCGCGCCGCTGCTCGGTTGGCTTCTCGTCGACGCCGGCTTCGAACCATCGACCTTCCGGGTCGGGTACGAGCCCTGGCCGGTGGCGCTCTCGCTCGTCGCCGGGCCGGTGATCTCGCTGTTGGCCGTCTGGTCGGCGTCCCGGCGTGCGGCGCGGGTTCGACCGTTGGAGGCGTTGCGCGAGGCGGCGGTGGAGCAGCGACCGATCGGGCGGCTGCGCGTCGCCACCGGCGCGCTGCTCGTCGCGGTGGGCGTCGCCCTCAGCGTCGGGACGGCGACAGCCGACGAGGCCCGCGTCGCTGGGCAGTACGCCCTGTACGCGGTGATGGCGCTGGTGGCCGGCGCAACAGTGCTCTCCCCGGCGGTGGTCGGACCGGTGGTGCGACTGCTGCGGTCTCCGGTGCGGCGACGTGGTGGCGCGATCGGGATGCTGGTCCGGGGCGGGGCGTTGACCGCGACGCGGCGGACCGCGTCCACTGCCGCCCCGGTGCTGCTCACCGTCGCCTTCGCGGTGCTGGTGTCCGGGATGGTGCGGACCACCACCGCCGCCTACGCGGCAGGACGGGCGGACAACGTGAACGCCGGTTGGATCGTGCTGCCCGACCGGGCACCCGGTCTGTCGGACCAGGCCGTCGCCGCCACCGGTGGCACCGCCCTCCTGCCGACCACTGTCTTCCGCACCGATCCCGGAACAGCGCCGGCGGACCGGCCGCTGACCGCGCTGGGTGTGGACCCGGCCGGCTTCGCCGCCGCGAACCGGGCGCTCACCGTCGTCGCCGGCTCCCTCGACGACCTGCGCGGTGACGACACCGTGGTGGTGACCGCCTCGGCGAACCTGCGGCCGTCCGAGCCGTACGCGGTGGTCTTCGCCGACGGGACGCTGGTGTCGCTGCGCGTCGTCGCCGTGGTCACCGACGCCTCGCTCCCCGGGGACCTGCTCGTGCCCCGGGCGGTGGTGCGTACGCACGACCCGTCGGCGCTGACGTCCACTGTGTACGTCCGGGACCGGATCGCTCCTCCGGTCGGCGCGCGGATCGTCGACGTCACCACCTGGGCGGCCGAGGCGGACGCCGCCGAGGACCGACTCGTCTGGCTCTTCACGCTGCTGCTGATCGGTGTGTCGGCCGGCTACGGGGCCATCGCGGTGGCGAACACGCTGCTGCTGGCCGCCGCCGGCCGGGCCGCGGACCTACGGCTGATCCGGATGGCCGGTGCGACCCGGCGACAGGTCGTCTGGCTGGTCACTGCCGAATCCGCACTGGTGGTGCTGATCGGTGCGCTGCTCGGTGGGGCTGTCGCCTTCGTCGGTCTGCTCAGCATCCGCGCCGGCCTCGCCGAGCAGGTCGGTGCCCCCGTCGACCTGGTGGTGCCGTGGTCGGTGGTCGCCGGGGTGTTGGGGCTGTGCCTGCTGCTCGCGGTGCTGGCGAGCGTGCTGCCGACGTGGCGGTCGCTGCGACACCGCCCCGCGCGGTCCTCGGTCGGGGTCGCCGGATGA
- a CDS encoding response regulator: MIRVLIADDQALLRGSFRLLVDLAGDCTTVGEAGTGVEAVALTERYRPDVVLMDVRMPEMDGIEATRRICADPATAGTRVIILTTFDLDEYVYGALRAGASGFLLKDTPPADLLTGIRVVAAGEGLLAPTVTRRLIDEFARQPEPTRPLPRQLDGVTEREREVLALIARGLSNAELATHLNLSQATVKTHVGRLLTKLAVRDRAQLVIVAYETGLVGPGGLR; this comes from the coding sequence GTGATCCGGGTGCTGATCGCCGACGACCAGGCGCTGCTGCGCGGCAGCTTCCGGCTGCTGGTGGATCTCGCCGGGGACTGCACGACTGTCGGCGAGGCGGGCACCGGTGTGGAAGCCGTCGCGTTGACCGAACGGTACCGTCCGGACGTGGTGCTGATGGACGTCCGGATGCCGGAGATGGACGGCATCGAGGCGACCCGGCGGATCTGCGCCGACCCGGCGACGGCCGGCACCCGGGTCATCATTCTGACCACGTTCGACCTGGACGAGTACGTCTACGGGGCGTTGCGCGCCGGAGCCAGCGGCTTCCTGCTCAAGGACACCCCACCGGCGGACCTGCTGACCGGGATCCGGGTGGTCGCCGCCGGTGAGGGGCTGCTCGCGCCGACGGTGACCCGCAGGCTGATCGACGAGTTCGCCCGGCAGCCGGAGCCGACCCGGCCGCTGCCCCGGCAGCTCGACGGGGTGACCGAGCGGGAACGGGAGGTGCTCGCGCTGATCGCCCGGGGCCTGTCCAACGCGGAGCTGGCCACGCACCTCAACCTCAGCCAGGCCACCGTCAAGACGCACGTCGGGCGGCTGCTGACCAAGCTGGCCGTACGCGACCGGGCGCAACTGGTCATCGTCGCGTACGAAACGGGACTGGTGGGACCGGGCGGCCTACGCTGA
- a CDS encoding MBL fold metallo-hydrolase, which produces MPSLDRRRFLRDTAATTALVTTGGLAAGAATPVHAATPAAAPTPTARRRGAVSFRWWGTAGWRVDIADRTVLVDPFLSRIDTGLFTGAFRTDTPLTVRADAIDPRVEKATTVLVTHTHWDHFMDVPHIAKRTGARVFGTLTAYHLGLAYGVPSTQLSPVKGGEVLDFGDHTVEVVGSLHSRNPSYSLAFPGVRVSQPAQPATIADLPEGDTLGYLLRVDGGPSVYFTGASDVAERNLTGLSPDVAMVALQNATTTGDYLPRLLAGLDYPKVVVPVHFDNFETALQNPPPVAPTDRTRLNDMIAAVRRISPRSRVLVPEYETAYHF; this is translated from the coding sequence ATGCCCAGTCTCGACCGCCGACGTTTCCTGCGCGACACCGCCGCCACCACCGCCCTGGTGACCACCGGCGGGCTCGCCGCCGGCGCCGCCACCCCGGTCCACGCCGCGACGCCGGCCGCCGCACCCACCCCGACCGCCCGCCGCAGGGGCGCGGTCAGCTTCCGCTGGTGGGGTACAGCCGGCTGGCGCGTCGACATCGCTGACCGCACCGTTCTCGTCGACCCGTTCCTCAGCCGGATCGACACCGGGCTGTTCACCGGCGCGTTCAGGACCGACACCCCGTTGACAGTGCGCGCCGACGCGATCGACCCGCGCGTCGAGAAGGCCACGACGGTGCTGGTCACGCACACCCACTGGGACCACTTCATGGACGTGCCCCACATCGCCAAGCGCACCGGCGCGCGGGTGTTCGGCACGCTGACCGCGTACCACCTGGGGTTGGCCTACGGGGTGCCGTCGACGCAGCTCAGCCCGGTCAAGGGTGGGGAGGTGCTGGACTTCGGGGACCACACCGTCGAGGTCGTCGGCTCGCTGCACAGCCGCAACCCGTCGTACTCCCTGGCCTTTCCGGGGGTGCGGGTGAGCCAGCCCGCGCAGCCGGCGACCATCGCGGACCTGCCGGAGGGCGACACGCTGGGCTACCTGCTGCGGGTCGACGGCGGCCCGTCGGTGTACTTCACCGGGGCCAGCGACGTCGCCGAGCGGAACCTCACCGGCCTGTCGCCCGACGTGGCGATGGTGGCCCTGCAGAACGCCACCACCACCGGCGACTACCTGCCGCGTCTGCTGGCCGGCCTCGACTACCCGAAGGTCGTGGTGCCGGTGCACTTCGACAACTTCGAGACGGCGCTTCAGAACCCGCCGCCGGTCGCCCCGACCGACCGCACCCGGTTGAACGACATGATCGCGGCCGTGCGCCGGATCTCGCCGCGCAGCCGGGTGCTGGTGCCCGAGTACGAGACCGCGTACCACTTCTGA
- a CDS encoding DUF1697 domain-containing protein, which produces MTRYVALLRGVNVGTTRLAMADLRRIVTGLGHEDVKTYLQSGNVAFGSTVRDAEKLAAGIERALADELALTVPVLVRSGRELAAVAGGNPYADREDDPTRLLVAFLATPPKKSTVDALTVPGGENVSFTVTGREVFLHFVDGGYGRSKFTNAYLEKKLGVVSTSRNWKSVRALAEMTAA; this is translated from the coding sequence ATGACCCGGTACGTCGCCCTGCTGCGCGGGGTCAACGTCGGCACCACCAGGCTGGCGATGGCCGACCTGCGTCGGATCGTCACCGGCCTCGGGCACGAGGACGTCAAGACGTACCTGCAGAGCGGCAACGTGGCCTTCGGCAGCACCGTGCGCGACGCGGAGAAGCTGGCTGCCGGCATCGAGCGGGCCCTCGCCGACGAGCTGGCGTTGACGGTGCCGGTGCTGGTGCGCAGTGGCCGGGAACTGGCGGCGGTGGCCGGCGGCAACCCGTACGCCGACCGGGAGGACGACCCGACGAGGCTGCTGGTGGCCTTCCTCGCCACCCCGCCGAAGAAGTCCACGGTGGACGCGCTGACCGTGCCCGGTGGGGAGAACGTGTCGTTCACGGTGACCGGCCGGGAGGTCTTCCTGCACTTCGTCGACGGCGGTTACGGGCGGTCAAAGTTCACCAACGCGTACCTGGAGAAGAAGCTCGGCGTGGTGTCGACCAGCCGCAACTGGAAGTCGGTGCGGGCCCTGGCGGAGATGACCGCCGCCTGA
- a CDS encoding aldo/keto reductase, with translation MAITIPDISLNDGTTIPQLGFGVFQIEPKDTVAAVTTALETGYRHIDTAEMYGNEAEVGEAVRMSGLDRGSVYVTSKLNNGFHRPDDARKAFDSTLAALKMDHIDLFLIHWPLPTLYDGDYVSTWKVLEEFQRDGRARSIGVSNFQVAHLERLAAEADVVPAVNQIEAHPYFTNDEVRAYGREHNILTEAWSPIAQGKVLDDPTVVDIAGQLDRTPAQVVLRWHVQRGDIIFPKSTTPKRIEENTRIFDFELDDTAMERITALNKGEAGRQGANPDTFAYVPR, from the coding sequence GTGGCAATCACCATTCCCGACATCAGCCTGAACGACGGCACCACCATTCCGCAGCTCGGCTTCGGGGTGTTCCAGATCGAGCCGAAGGACACCGTCGCGGCGGTGACCACGGCCCTTGAGACGGGCTACCGGCACATCGACACCGCCGAGATGTACGGCAACGAGGCCGAGGTCGGCGAGGCGGTCCGGATGTCCGGCCTCGACCGGGGTTCGGTGTACGTGACCAGCAAGCTGAACAACGGCTTCCACCGCCCCGACGACGCCCGCAAGGCGTTCGACTCGACGCTCGCGGCGCTGAAGATGGACCACATCGACCTGTTCCTGATCCACTGGCCGTTGCCGACCCTGTACGACGGCGACTACGTCTCGACCTGGAAGGTGCTGGAGGAGTTCCAGCGCGACGGCCGCGCCCGCTCGATCGGCGTGTCGAACTTCCAGGTGGCGCACCTGGAGCGGCTGGCCGCCGAGGCGGACGTCGTGCCGGCGGTCAACCAGATCGAGGCGCACCCGTACTTCACCAACGACGAGGTCCGCGCCTACGGCCGCGAGCACAACATCCTCACCGAGGCGTGGTCGCCCATCGCGCAGGGCAAGGTGCTGGACGACCCGACGGTGGTCGACATCGCCGGTCAGCTCGACCGGACCCCGGCGCAGGTGGTGCTCCGCTGGCACGTGCAGCGTGGCGACATCATCTTCCCGAAGTCGACCACGCCGAAGCGGATCGAGGAGAACACCCGGATCTTCGACTTCGAGCTGGACGACACGGCGATGGAGCGGATCACCGCGCTGAACAAGGGCGAGGCCGGGCGGCAGGGCGCCAACCCGGACACCTTCGCCTACGTCCCCCGCTGA
- a CDS encoding sensor histidine kinase → MTAPLLTRRLRPVDLYIVDAVLAVAVGGLLCPYAALESPLHGGVREPLWVSVLVGMVLGLPLAVRRRWPIPVAVVISGSTAATLVTGVIPNFAAAAPAVAIGLSFYTVAVSTTTRRSLLSAAGCLALVSVALVLTAGDLWSRTGAVVYATVMIAPAWVIGWLLRERRALASRQSDQLVRQAATEERLRVARELHDVVAHTLSLIVVKAAVANHVAEADPREAGAALRVIEETGRTALTDVRRVLGVLREGTPYAPTPGLDELPVLAKQAAIGGVDVRLDVRREEPAGAVPESVGLAVYRIVQEAVTNVVKHAAPAACRATVTVTPDEVRVEVTDDGRRPVLIGGEGHGLIGMRERVALHGGEFRAGPRSDGGFAVTASLPYRVAT, encoded by the coding sequence GTGACCGCTCCCCTGCTGACCCGGCGGCTGCGACCGGTGGACCTGTACATCGTGGACGCCGTGCTGGCCGTGGCGGTCGGTGGGCTGCTCTGCCCGTACGCGGCGCTGGAGTCGCCGCTGCACGGTGGGGTACGCGAGCCGCTCTGGGTGTCCGTGCTCGTCGGGATGGTCCTCGGGCTGCCGTTGGCCGTCCGGCGACGGTGGCCGATCCCCGTCGCCGTCGTGATCAGCGGCAGCACCGCCGCGACCCTGGTCACCGGTGTGATCCCCAACTTCGCCGCTGCCGCGCCGGCGGTCGCCATCGGTCTGTCCTTCTACACGGTGGCCGTGTCGACGACCACGCGCCGCTCGCTGCTCAGTGCCGCCGGTTGTCTCGCCCTGGTGAGCGTCGCGCTGGTGCTGACGGCTGGCGATCTGTGGTCACGCACCGGTGCCGTCGTCTACGCCACCGTCATGATCGCGCCCGCCTGGGTGATCGGCTGGCTGCTCCGCGAGCGACGCGCCCTCGCCAGCCGGCAGAGTGACCAACTGGTCCGTCAGGCCGCCACCGAGGAACGACTGCGGGTGGCCCGTGAGCTGCACGACGTGGTGGCGCACACGCTGAGCCTCATCGTGGTGAAGGCGGCCGTCGCCAACCACGTCGCCGAGGCCGACCCACGGGAGGCGGGGGCCGCCCTGCGGGTGATCGAGGAGACCGGCCGCACCGCGCTCACCGACGTCCGTCGGGTGCTCGGCGTCCTGCGGGAGGGCACCCCGTACGCGCCGACGCCCGGGCTGGACGAGTTGCCCGTGCTCGCCAAGCAGGCGGCGATCGGCGGTGTCGACGTCCGGCTCGACGTCCGGCGGGAGGAACCGGCCGGCGCGGTCCCGGAGTCGGTGGGCCTCGCGGTGTACCGGATCGTGCAGGAGGCGGTGACCAACGTGGTGAAGCACGCGGCGCCGGCCGCCTGCCGGGCTACGGTGACCGTCACCCCCGACGAGGTGCGGGTGGAGGTGACCGACGACGGTCGGCGTCCGGTGCTGATCGGCGGGGAGGGGCACGGGTTGATCGGCATGCGGGAACGGGTCGCGTTGCACGGTGGGGAGTTCCGGGCCGGGCCACGCTCCGATGGCGGCTTCGCGGTGACGGCCAGCCTGCCCTACCGGGTGGCCACGTGA
- a CDS encoding serine hydrolase: MDVSARIEAIFAAVGVTASLHVVDVDATDATPGGTADGVPEIGVRADDQVVIASIFKVLLVLEFARQVEAGQLDPTERVLVTADDRLGGWGLAGCTDDAEVSLRDLAYFAMSVTDNTAADLLLRRVGPDLLPMLAAELGLSRTRVLGGPRDLVELMLADVGARTEAEFARIFPTLPEERVRAMRVFDPEHTTSSTAREITRLLTLIWRDEAGSPAACAMVRTWMARQIFWTRLAAGFPPGVRVSGKTGTLPGLHLEAGVAEYPDGGRYAIAVFARADRLASRRIDVDLAMGEAARTAVEALRGD, encoded by the coding sequence GTGGACGTCAGCGCGCGTATCGAGGCCATCTTCGCCGCCGTGGGGGTGACGGCCAGCCTGCACGTGGTGGACGTGGACGCCACCGACGCGACCCCCGGCGGCACCGCCGACGGCGTTCCGGAGATCGGGGTGCGGGCCGACGACCAGGTGGTGATCGCCTCGATCTTCAAGGTCCTGCTGGTGCTGGAGTTCGCCCGGCAGGTCGAGGCCGGTCAACTGGACCCGACCGAACGGGTCCTGGTCACCGCCGACGACCGGCTCGGTGGGTGGGGTCTGGCCGGCTGCACCGACGACGCCGAGGTGTCGCTGCGCGACCTCGCGTACTTCGCCATGTCGGTCACCGACAACACCGCCGCCGACCTGCTGCTGCGCAGGGTCGGCCCGGACCTGCTGCCGATGCTCGCCGCCGAGCTGGGGCTGAGCCGTACCCGCGTCCTCGGCGGCCCTCGGGACCTGGTCGAGTTGATGCTCGCCGACGTGGGCGCACGCACGGAGGCGGAGTTCGCCCGGATCTTCCCCACGTTGCCGGAGGAACGGGTCCGGGCGATGCGGGTCTTCGACCCCGAGCACACCACCTCCAGCACCGCCCGGGAGATCACCCGGTTGCTCACGCTGATCTGGCGGGACGAGGCCGGGTCGCCTGCCGCCTGCGCGATGGTCCGCACCTGGATGGCCCGGCAGATCTTCTGGACCCGGCTGGCCGCCGGGTTCCCGCCGGGCGTCCGGGTCTCCGGAAAGACCGGCACCCTGCCCGGTCTGCACCTGGAGGCCGGGGTTGCCGAATATCCCGACGGCGGCCGGTACGCGATCGCCGTCTTCGCCCGTGCCGACCGGTTGGCCTCGCGGCGGATCGACGTGGACCTGGCGATGGGGGAGGCCGCCCGGACGGCAGTCGAGGCGCTGCGCGGCGACTGA
- a CDS encoding LysR family transcriptional regulator: MDLLRHLRHFVVVAHELHFGRAAELLGMAQPPLSQSIQRLERELTVELFDRSRRQVRLTTAGELLLGEAEDLLAGEGRLRNLMGQVRAGELGVLRAGVPPETPAVTLRALLDGLTTRAAGLDVELHELTTAEQVRMLAERTLDVGLVHHPVAADGLRFGAPVDVPLGVLLPRTSPLARDREVALASLAGLDLVAAPRATAPGWHDHLLAVCRQQGWRPARVRPARNPEFLFGLVLAGGGVAVEPATVARREPRVAWRPIAGAPLAKRTSAAWPDRSAHPAASMFGQLAAEVLADAEPAPPAPAGTSPPAARPWPVLFDTTG; this comes from the coding sequence GTGGATCTGCTCCGGCACCTGCGGCACTTCGTGGTGGTCGCGCACGAGCTGCACTTCGGGCGGGCCGCGGAGCTGCTCGGGATGGCCCAGCCGCCCCTGAGCCAGTCCATCCAGCGGCTGGAACGGGAGCTGACCGTCGAGTTGTTCGACCGGTCCCGCCGCCAGGTACGCCTCACCACCGCCGGCGAGCTGCTGCTCGGCGAGGCGGAGGACCTGCTCGCCGGCGAGGGTCGGCTCCGCAACCTGATGGGGCAGGTCCGGGCCGGTGAGCTGGGCGTACTCCGGGCCGGGGTGCCACCGGAGACGCCCGCGGTGACGCTGCGCGCGCTGCTGGACGGGCTCACCACCCGGGCAGCCGGCCTGGACGTGGAGCTGCACGAGCTGACGACCGCCGAGCAGGTGCGGATGCTCGCCGAGCGGACCCTCGACGTGGGGCTCGTGCACCACCCGGTGGCGGCGGACGGGCTGCGCTTCGGCGCCCCGGTGGACGTACCCCTGGGGGTGTTGCTGCCCCGCACCTCGCCGCTGGCCCGCGACCGGGAGGTGGCACTCGCGTCGCTGGCCGGTCTGGATCTGGTGGCCGCGCCCCGGGCTACCGCTCCCGGCTGGCACGACCACCTGCTGGCGGTGTGCCGGCAGCAGGGTTGGCGACCTGCCCGGGTGCGCCCCGCCCGCAACCCGGAGTTCCTCTTCGGCCTGGTGCTGGCCGGCGGCGGTGTGGCCGTGGAACCGGCGACGGTGGCGCGACGGGAACCCCGCGTCGCCTGGCGACCGATCGCCGGCGCGCCGCTGGCCAAGCGGACGTCGGCGGCCTGGCCGGACCGGTCGGCGCACCCGGCGGCGTCGATGTTCGGGCAGCTCGCCGCCGAGGTGCTGGCCGACGCCGAGCCCGCGCCGCCCGCGCCGGCCGGAACCTCGCCGCCGGCGGCACGGCCCTGGCCTGTGCTCTTCGACACGACCGGGTGA
- a CDS encoding NADP-dependent oxidoreductase, with product MRAIQQDRYGGPEVLRLTEVPDPEPIPTEVLVRIVAAGVNPIDGKTRSGGGFAPVVGPPPFIPGWDLSGVVAETGYGVTRFRPGDEVYGLAFFPRRAGTYAEYISVPSRQLARKPATVGHVPAAALPLVGLTAWQLVEAADVQPGQRVLIHAAAGGVGHLAVQIAKARGAYVIGTARTERHAFLRELGADETVDYTTIRFEDAVDQVDVVVDLVGGDTRVRSLDVLGRGGLLIPVPRGEPDPTGPAARRGIRVLPIIVEPDHVGLAGLAAMVDAGALRVSVTATRPLAEAADVHRAMEAGGAVGKTVLVVDPALAG from the coding sequence ATGCGCGCAATCCAGCAGGACCGCTACGGCGGGCCGGAGGTGCTCCGTCTCACCGAGGTGCCCGACCCGGAGCCGATCCCGACGGAGGTGCTCGTCCGCATCGTCGCCGCGGGCGTCAACCCGATCGACGGCAAGACCCGCTCCGGGGGCGGGTTCGCCCCGGTCGTCGGGCCGCCGCCGTTCATCCCCGGCTGGGACCTGTCCGGGGTGGTGGCTGAGACCGGGTACGGGGTGACCAGGTTCCGCCCCGGCGACGAGGTCTACGGCCTGGCGTTCTTTCCCCGCCGCGCGGGCACGTACGCCGAGTACATCAGCGTGCCGTCCCGGCAGCTGGCCCGGAAGCCGGCCACGGTCGGGCACGTCCCGGCCGCCGCCCTGCCGCTGGTCGGGCTGACGGCCTGGCAGCTCGTCGAGGCCGCCGACGTGCAGCCGGGCCAGCGGGTGCTCATCCACGCCGCGGCCGGCGGCGTCGGTCACCTCGCCGTGCAGATCGCGAAGGCCCGGGGCGCGTACGTCATCGGCACGGCTCGCACCGAGCGGCACGCGTTCCTGCGCGAGTTGGGCGCGGACGAGACAGTCGACTACACCACCATCCGCTTCGAGGACGCCGTCGACCAGGTCGACGTGGTGGTCGACCTGGTCGGCGGGGACACCCGGGTGCGTTCGTTGGATGTGCTTGGCCGCGGCGGGTTGCTGATCCCGGTGCCGCGCGGTGAGCCGGACCCGACCGGACCGGCGGCCAGGCGGGGCATCCGGGTGCTGCCGATCATCGTGGAGCCGGATCACGTCGGGCTGGCCGGGTTGGCCGCCATGGTCGACGCCGGCGCGCTGCGGGTCAGCGTCACGGCGACCCGGCCGCTGGCCGAGGCCGCCGACGTGCATCGGGCCATGGAGGCCGGTGGTGCGGTCGGCAAGACCGTCCTGGTCGTCGATCCCGCGCTGGCCGGCTGA
- a CDS encoding SOUL family heme-binding protein — MTEQQPYRVVSRHPGFELRRYPAHLVAEMQIQASFTRAPIEAFRPLAAYLAGANRARHPIGSNTPATSASDGSEKIAMTVPMVQVEGEWPGAYLLQFVIPATFTAATVPEPVDARVRIREIPAQLAAAMRFSGRWTEQAFSQRATMLGRSVTAAGLQPTGAIRYARFDPPWKPWFLRRNEVVLPVVE; from the coding sequence ATGACCGAACAGCAGCCGTACCGGGTGGTGTCCCGACACCCCGGCTTCGAGCTGCGTCGGTACCCGGCCCACCTGGTGGCCGAGATGCAGATCCAGGCGTCGTTCACCAGGGCGCCGATCGAGGCGTTCCGGCCGCTGGCCGCGTACCTCGCGGGTGCCAACCGGGCTCGGCACCCGATCGGGTCGAACACGCCGGCGACGTCCGCGTCCGACGGCTCGGAGAAGATCGCCATGACGGTGCCGATGGTGCAGGTGGAGGGTGAGTGGCCGGGCGCGTACCTGCTCCAGTTCGTCATACCGGCCACCTTCACCGCCGCCACAGTGCCCGAGCCGGTGGACGCCCGGGTGCGGATCCGCGAGATTCCGGCGCAACTGGCTGCGGCCATGCGCTTCTCCGGCCGGTGGACGGAGCAGGCGTTCAGCCAGCGGGCAACCATGCTCGGCCGGTCGGTCACCGCCGCCGGGCTGCAACCCACCGGCGCGATCCGGTACGCACGCTTCGACCCGCCGTGGAAACCGTGGTTCCTGCGCCGCAACGAGGTCGTGCTGCCGGTCGTCGAGTGA
- a CDS encoding ABC transporter ATP-binding protein gives MTTDTVTLTGLRAVYGTGTRRVAALDGVTTSFGSGTFTAVMGPSGSGKSTLLHCAAGLDSPTEGTVTIDGTRLDDLGEDELTRLRRDRIGFVFQAFNLVSTLTAAQNVELPLRLAGRRPPARDVVAALDAVGLADRAGHRPSELSGGEQQRVAVARALITRPAVVFADEPTGALDSAASRQVLRLLRGLVDDHGQTVVMVTHDPAAAAYADRVLLLADGRVVDELEGGITAAVVAARIAERETAPAETAAGPSW, from the coding sequence ATGACCACAGACACGGTGACCCTGACGGGGCTGCGCGCGGTGTACGGCACCGGGACCCGGCGGGTGGCGGCGCTCGACGGCGTGACGACCAGCTTCGGGAGCGGCACCTTCACGGCGGTGATGGGCCCCTCGGGCTCGGGGAAGTCCACCCTGCTGCACTGCGCGGCGGGGCTGGACAGCCCGACCGAGGGGACCGTCACGATCGACGGCACCCGCCTCGACGACCTCGGCGAGGACGAGTTGACCCGGCTGCGGCGTGACCGGATCGGGTTCGTGTTCCAGGCGTTCAACCTGGTGTCCACGCTGACCGCCGCGCAGAACGTCGAGTTGCCGTTGCGCCTGGCCGGCCGCCGCCCGCCGGCTCGGGACGTCGTCGCCGCGCTCGACGCTGTCGGGTTGGCCGACCGGGCCGGGCACCGGCCGAGTGAGCTGTCCGGCGGCGAGCAGCAGCGCGTCGCCGTGGCCCGCGCGTTGATCACCCGCCCGGCTGTGGTCTTCGCCGACGAGCCGACCGGGGCGCTGGACAGCGCGGCGTCCCGACAGGTGCTCCGACTGCTCCGTGGGCTCGTCGACGACCACGGGCAGACCGTCGTGATGGTGACCCACGATCCCGCCGCCGCCGCGTACGCCGATCGGGTCCTGCTGCTCGCCGACGGCCGCGTCGTCGACGAGCTGGAGGGCGGGATCACCGCGGCGGTGGTCGCCGCCCGGATCGCCGAACGGGAGACGGCTCCTGCGGAGACGGCCGCGGGGCCGTCGTGGTGA